A region of Geobacillus sp. 46C-IIa DNA encodes the following proteins:
- a CDS encoding mannitol-1-phosphate 5-dehydrogenase: MRAVHFGAGNIGRGFIGSLLAASGYEVVFVDVNEQIARLLKERGEYRVIVAGERQEEQWVRGVSALNSQTEREHVIEAIAAADLVTTAVGPHIFPAIAPVIAAGLERRFAVHRQPLHVIACENMISGTETLKTHILAHLSAAGQQQADENVGFLNCAVDRIVPNQTNDDPLAVTVEPFFEWAIETRNAIGAVPPIQGAHFVVDLGPYIERKLFTVNTGHALAAYLGYQKQYQTVQEAMKDNGIRADVEQALRESGAVLVKKHGWNEEEHRSYIETTIGRFTNPSLSDDIVRVARSPIRKLGPNDRLVAPATQYYALFERVPSGLVKGIAALLLFNEPSDAEAAALQQTIEQHGVEGALRQYAGLESAHLLVAAVREEYDKMRKSR; this comes from the coding sequence ATGCGGGCCGTCCACTTCGGCGCCGGCAACATCGGCCGCGGCTTTATCGGCAGCCTGCTTGCGGCATCGGGATATGAGGTCGTGTTTGTCGATGTCAACGAACAAATCGCCCGCCTGCTGAAGGAGCGGGGGGAGTATCGCGTCATCGTTGCCGGCGAGCGGCAGGAAGAACAGTGGGTGCGCGGCGTTTCCGCTCTCAATAGCCAAACGGAACGGGAACATGTCATTGAGGCGATCGCGGCCGCCGATTTGGTGACGACCGCTGTCGGCCCCCATATTTTTCCGGCCATTGCGCCCGTCATCGCCGCCGGGCTCGAGCGGCGCTTCGCGGTTCATCGGCAGCCGCTTCACGTCATTGCCTGCGAAAACATGATCAGCGGCACGGAAACGCTGAAAACGCACATCCTTGCCCATCTTTCCGCGGCAGGGCAGCAACAGGCAGATGAAAACGTTGGTTTTCTCAATTGCGCTGTCGACCGCATCGTTCCAAACCAAACGAACGATGATCCGCTCGCGGTGACGGTCGAGCCGTTTTTTGAATGGGCGATTGAAACGCGAAACGCCATCGGCGCTGTTCCGCCGATTCAAGGGGCTCATTTTGTCGTTGACTTAGGGCCGTATATCGAGCGCAAATTGTTTACGGTCAATACCGGCCACGCGTTGGCCGCCTATTTAGGCTATCAAAAACAATATCAAACGGTTCAGGAAGCCATGAAAGACAACGGCATCCGAGCCGATGTCGAACAGGCGCTTCGCGAGTCAGGTGCCGTCCTAGTGAAAAAGCACGGATGGAATGAAGAAGAGCACCGTTCGTATATTGAAACGACGATCGGACGTTTCACCAATCCGTCCCTTTCCGATGACATCGTCCGCGTCGCCCGCTCACCGATTCGCAAGCTCGGGCCGAACGACCGCCTCGTCGCCCCGGCAACGCAATATTATGCTTTATTTGAAAGGGTGCCGTCCGGGCTTGTCAAAGGCATCGCCGCGCTCTTACTATTTAATGAGCCTAGCGATGCCGAAGCAGCTGCTCTCCAGCAAACGATTGAACAACACGGTGTTGAAGGGGCGCTTCGGCAATACGCGGGACTTGAGAGTGCACACCTGCTTGTGGCCGCGGTGAGGGAAGAGTACGACAAGATGCGAAAATCACGCTAA
- a CDS encoding tripartite tricarboxylate transporter substrate binding protein, which yields MKKTKWWGLLAAGMMTLALAACGGNESAGSKSSGSNSGSSASDYPTKPITIVAPSGAGGGWDLTARAITKVLDETGLVKQTMTVENKPGGGGAVFMAEYATQDVKNDYKLFVNSPPIIINNLKKEGNSPFGYKDTTPLAQLTKDFGAIVVKADSKFQTLPQLLDAIKQDPKSVTVAGGSAPGSMDHLVAILPIYKSGIDPKSVKYVSYDGGGEAMAALLGGNADVIATDASSVGEYLKAGKVRVLAVSAPERLGGVLKDVPTMKELGIDAEFTIWRGVFGPKQMSPEAKAFWEETLKKLSEHEKWKEELQKQGWAAEYRNSDEFTKFLQEQEQQVGDLLKSLGMHK from the coding sequence ATGAAGAAAACAAAATGGTGGGGGTTGCTCGCTGCCGGGATGATGACACTCGCCTTGGCGGCCTGTGGCGGCAATGAATCGGCAGGATCGAAATCATCCGGTTCGAACTCTGGCTCATCGGCCTCAGACTATCCGACGAAGCCGATCACCATTGTCGCTCCGTCCGGGGCGGGCGGCGGTTGGGATTTAACCGCCCGAGCGATTACGAAAGTGTTGGACGAGACGGGACTCGTCAAACAGACGATGACGGTTGAAAACAAACCGGGCGGCGGCGGGGCGGTCTTTATGGCTGAATACGCGACACAAGATGTGAAAAACGACTACAAACTGTTTGTCAACTCTCCGCCGATTATTATCAACAACTTGAAAAAAGAAGGGAACAGCCCGTTTGGCTACAAAGACACGACACCGCTCGCTCAGTTAACGAAAGACTTCGGAGCCATTGTTGTCAAGGCCGATTCAAAGTTTCAAACATTGCCCCAATTGCTTGACGCAATTAAGCAAGATCCGAAATCGGTCACTGTGGCTGGAGGATCGGCGCCAGGCTCGATGGATCATTTAGTCGCGATTTTGCCGATCTATAAGTCGGGCATCGATCCAAAATCAGTTAAGTATGTTTCGTACGATGGCGGCGGGGAAGCAATGGCTGCTTTGCTTGGCGGCAACGCCGATGTCATTGCAACGGATGCCTCTTCTGTTGGCGAATATCTCAAAGCTGGTAAAGTGCGGGTGTTGGCGGTTTCGGCTCCGGAACGCCTTGGCGGTGTGTTGAAAGATGTACCAACAATGAAAGAGCTTGGCATTGATGCGGAATTTACGATTTGGCGCGGGGTTTTCGGGCCGAAGCAAATGTCTCCAGAAGCAAAAGCGTTTTGGGAAGAAACATTGAAAAAGTTGTCTGAGCACGAGAAGTGGAAAGAAGAACTGCAAAAACAAGGCTGGGCGGCGGAATACCGCAATTCGGACGAGTTTACGAAATTTTTGCAAGAGCAAGAGCAACAAGTCGGTGATCTCCTAAAGTCGCTCGGTATGCATAAGTAA
- a CDS encoding PTS sugar transporter subunit IIA gives MLTHSILNKENIVLNAQPKTKEEAIRLAGEVLVKQGYVDSSYIDSMLEREQLTSTYIGNNVAIPHGTEAAKSLVKHSGISIVQVPGGVDFGGGNQATIVIGIAGKDGEHLDILSKLALVCAEADHVEAMANAKTAEEILGLLHEVNG, from the coding sequence ATGTTGACCCATTCGATTTTAAACAAAGAAAACATTGTGCTAAATGCCCAACCAAAAACGAAAGAAGAAGCGATTCGCCTTGCCGGCGAAGTGCTCGTCAAGCAGGGGTATGTGGATTCATCGTATATTGACTCGATGCTTGAGCGCGAACAGTTAACATCGACGTATATCGGCAACAACGTTGCCATTCCGCACGGAACGGAAGCGGCGAAATCGCTCGTCAAGCATTCCGGCATTTCGATCGTGCAAGTTCCGGGCGGTGTTGACTTTGGCGGCGGCAATCAGGCGACGATCGTCATCGGCATTGCCGGCAAAGACGGGGAACATTTAGATATTCTTTCGAAACTCGCGCTTGTCTGCGCGGAAGCGGACCATGTCGAAGCGATGGCGAACGCCAAAACGGCCGAGGAAATTCTCGGGCTGCTTCATGAGGTGAACGGCTAA
- a CDS encoding PTS mannitol transporter subunit IICB, with product MTHTTGNETGFRVKIQRFGSYLSGMIMPNIGAFIAWGLITALFIPTGWLPNETFAKLVGPMITYLLPLLIGYTGGKMIYDVRGGVVGATATMGVIVGSEIPMFLGAMIMGPLGGYVIKKVDGLFQGKVKQGFEMLVNNFSAGIVGGLLTLLAFKGVGPVVTAISKTLAAGVEKIIDWHLLPLANIFIEPGKVLFLNNAINHGILSPLGVEQAAQTGKSILFLLETNPGPGLGILLAYWLFGKGMAKQSAPGAVIIHFLGGIHEIYFPYILMRPILILAAIAGGVSGVFTFTILHAGLVAVPSPGSIFALLAMTPKGNYFGVLAGVFVAAAVSFLVASVFLKAAKQKEEEEDLAKAAEKMEQLKGKKSQVAVALQSQEEVTASAIAAEQAVPVRVKKIVFACDAGMGSSAMGASILRNKVQKAGLDIEVTNTAINQLPADADIVVTHQNLTDRAKAKLPNAHHVSVENFLNSPKYDELIEQLKKNA from the coding sequence ATGACGCATACAACCGGAAATGAAACAGGTTTCCGTGTGAAGATTCAACGGTTTGGCAGTTATTTGAGCGGCATGATTATGCCAAACATCGGAGCGTTTATCGCCTGGGGGTTGATTACAGCGTTATTTATCCCGACCGGCTGGCTGCCGAATGAGACGTTTGCCAAGCTTGTCGGACCGATGATTACGTACTTGTTGCCGCTATTGATCGGGTATACGGGCGGCAAAATGATTTATGACGTCCGCGGTGGCGTCGTCGGGGCGACGGCGACGATGGGGGTCATCGTCGGTTCGGAAATTCCGATGTTTTTAGGCGCGATGATCATGGGTCCGCTCGGCGGCTATGTGATCAAAAAAGTGGACGGCCTTTTCCAAGGAAAAGTAAAGCAAGGATTTGAGATGCTTGTCAACAACTTCTCAGCCGGGATTGTCGGCGGTTTGTTGACGTTGCTCGCTTTTAAAGGGGTTGGTCCGGTCGTCACCGCCATCAGCAAAACCTTAGCGGCAGGGGTCGAAAAAATTATCGATTGGCACTTGTTGCCGCTGGCGAACATTTTCATCGAGCCGGGGAAAGTGCTGTTCTTGAACAACGCGATCAACCACGGGATCTTGAGCCCGCTCGGCGTCGAACAAGCAGCGCAAACCGGGAAATCGATTTTATTCCTGTTGGAAACGAACCCTGGACCGGGACTTGGCATTTTGCTGGCGTACTGGCTGTTTGGCAAAGGAATGGCGAAACAATCGGCACCGGGAGCAGTGATTATTCACTTCTTAGGTGGAATTCATGAAATTTACTTCCCATACATTCTTATGCGCCCGATCTTGATTTTAGCGGCGATTGCCGGTGGAGTGAGCGGGGTATTCACGTTTACGATCCTCCATGCCGGGTTGGTGGCCGTACCGTCGCCAGGAAGCATTTTCGCTTTGCTCGCGATGACGCCGAAAGGAAATTACTTTGGCGTGCTCGCTGGTGTGTTTGTCGCCGCAGCCGTGTCGTTCCTTGTCGCTTCGGTTTTCTTAAAAGCGGCGAAGCAAAAGGAAGAGGAAGAAGATTTGGCGAAAGCAGCGGAGAAAATGGAGCAGTTGAAAGGGAAAAAGAGCCAGGTCGCTGTCGCGCTGCAATCACAAGAAGAAGTCACGGCGTCTGCGATCGCAGCGGAACAAGCTGTTCCTGTACGGGTGAAAAAAATTGTCTTTGCCTGTGACGCCGGAATGGGGTCGAGTGCGATGGGGGCGTCGATTTTGCGCAATAAAGTGCAAAAAGCCGGCCTTGACATTGAAGTCACGAACACGGCGATCAACCAGCTGCCGGCCGACGCCGATATTGTCGTCACCCATCAAAATTTAACCGACCGGGCGAAGGCGAAGCTGCCAAACGCGCACCATGTATCGGTCGAAAACTTTTTAAACAGTCCGAAATACGATGAGTTGATCGAGCAATTGAAAAAGAACGCGTAA
- a CDS encoding BglG family transcription antiterminator has protein sequence MYVSARERKLLERLLADDREMTVGELAEELNVSARTIHRDLQGLESVLRRYGLELVKKAGVGIRVIGEKKQKQALAAELLHLSHREYTPEERQLMILIALLEADEPVKLVSLANDLNVTVATVSLDLDKLEQTVEAYGLSLIRKRGYGVELTGSESAKRRLIGELLFRHVDEHEFLALMKETIQGRPDDPFDTVAEKLLGLVDRKKLAIIEQQIEQVKETFPFTMADSSYIAFVVHLALAIERIRRGEAIHFDPRDLQALQATREYEIAEALAESLERAFGIDIPKEEIGYMTMHLMGAKWRSRQGMVMEEPSLAVGMKAQQLIRFVSRGLDVDLSTDRTLYEDLVVHLKPALYRLEHGMGVANPLLDQIKQDYAELFAIVADGTKQLFGDVSVPEEEIGYLVLHFAAALMREKKGWRALVICSSGLGTAKILATRLKKEIPDIAVMEQASVFELKKKDLRAYDLVISTVPLADEHGPYFIVSPMLREEEARAIRAFLERKSAAVAKPVEREQDAQPNRQTLKTMKAIGRISETIIGILEGFSLRTVKHRTVHGLLSDACRRLEQNGVIVDAEAVIEELRRRESLGGLGVPDTPLALYHARSFAVIRPSLVMYRLDEPQTVAGMDGKPMEINTVVLLLGPADADEETLAVLSHISSLLVKDEQSITVLAHGDEEQVYSLISTHLEQFFDDYWTSAKE, from the coding sequence ATGTACGTATCGGCACGGGAGCGAAAGCTGCTTGAGCGTTTGTTGGCCGATGATCGGGAAATGACGGTCGGCGAACTGGCTGAGGAGCTGAATGTCAGCGCCCGCACGATCCACCGTGATTTGCAAGGCCTTGAGTCCGTTTTGCGGCGCTACGGGCTCGAGTTAGTGAAAAAAGCGGGGGTCGGCATTCGTGTTATCGGGGAAAAGAAACAGAAGCAGGCGCTGGCTGCGGAGCTGCTTCATCTTTCTCACCGTGAATATACGCCGGAAGAACGGCAGCTGATGATTTTAATCGCCTTGTTGGAAGCAGACGAGCCGGTGAAACTTGTCTCATTGGCAAATGACTTAAACGTTACGGTCGCTACGGTCAGCTTGGATTTGGATAAACTGGAACAAACAGTCGAAGCGTATGGGCTTTCGCTTATTCGCAAGCGCGGATACGGCGTCGAACTTACCGGCTCCGAATCGGCAAAACGGCGCCTCATCGGCGAACTGTTATTCCGCCATGTCGATGAACATGAATTTTTGGCGCTGATGAAAGAGACGATCCAGGGGCGGCCGGACGATCCATTCGATACGGTGGCGGAAAAACTGCTCGGGCTGGTCGATCGGAAAAAGCTCGCCATCATTGAGCAGCAAATCGAGCAGGTGAAAGAAACGTTCCCGTTTACGATGGCTGACAGTTCGTACATCGCCTTCGTCGTTCACTTGGCGCTCGCCATCGAGCGCATCAGGCGGGGGGAAGCGATTCATTTCGACCCGCGTGATTTGCAGGCGCTTCAGGCGACGAGAGAGTATGAAATCGCGGAGGCGCTTGCCGAATCGTTGGAAAGAGCGTTTGGCATTGACATCCCAAAAGAAGAGATCGGCTATATGACGATGCATTTAATGGGGGCGAAATGGCGTAGCCGCCAAGGAATGGTGATGGAGGAGCCGAGTTTGGCCGTCGGCATGAAAGCGCAACAGCTCATTCGTTTCGTCAGCCGCGGGCTCGATGTCGATCTGTCCACCGACCGGACGCTATACGAAGATCTCGTCGTTCACTTGAAACCGGCTTTGTACCGTTTAGAGCATGGGATGGGGGTCGCCAACCCGCTGCTTGATCAAATTAAGCAAGACTACGCGGAACTGTTTGCCATTGTCGCCGACGGAACAAAGCAGCTGTTTGGCGATGTTTCAGTGCCGGAGGAGGAGATCGGCTATTTAGTGCTTCATTTTGCGGCTGCACTCATGCGGGAGAAAAAAGGCTGGCGGGCGCTCGTCATTTGTTCGAGCGGGCTCGGGACGGCAAAAATTTTGGCGACGAGGCTGAAAAAAGAGATTCCGGACATCGCTGTCATGGAACAGGCATCTGTCTTTGAATTGAAAAAGAAAGATTTGCGGGCGTACGACCTCGTCATTTCGACCGTGCCGCTTGCGGACGAACACGGCCCGTATTTTATCGTCAGCCCGATGTTACGGGAGGAAGAAGCGCGGGCAATCCGCGCGTTTTTAGAGCGAAAATCGGCCGCTGTTGCGAAACCGGTAGAACGCGAGCAAGATGCGCAGCCTAACCGACAGACGCTGAAAACGATGAAAGCCATCGGGCGCATCAGCGAGACGATCATCGGCATTTTAGAAGGATTTTCGCTGCGGACTGTCAAGCACCGCACCGTTCACGGGCTCTTGTCCGACGCTTGCCGACGCCTTGAACAAAACGGCGTCATCGTCGATGCCGAAGCCGTCATCGAGGAACTGCGGCGGCGGGAGTCGCTTGGTGGGCTCGGCGTCCCTGACACGCCGCTCGCGCTTTATCACGCCCGAAGTTTTGCCGTTATTCGGCCGTCGCTCGTAATGTATCGGCTTGATGAGCCGCAGACGGTGGCAGGCATGGACGGGAAACCGATGGAAATCAACACCGTTGTGCTGCTTCTTGGCCCTGCTGATGCGGACGAGGAGACGCTTGCTGTTTTAAGCCATATCAGCTCGCTGTTAGTCAAAGATGAGCAAAGCATCACCGTCTTGGCGCACGGCGATGAGGAACAAGTGTATTCGCTCATCAGCACCCACCTGGAACAATTTTTTGATGATTATTGGACATCGGCGAAGGAGTGA
- a CDS encoding tripartite tricarboxylate transporter TctB family protein, with product MNKTADRIAAVAFLAVGALFMTESLRISKSAYGSAVGPNVFPFLLGLVLTLLSIKLLLETRRYIEAADEKPPRQYKKFLIIFVAAILYAALLETIGYVIMTFLFLVIGFQTMDKGALWKSIAIAAGFSLGVYGLYVKLLQGTLPSWPIWFQ from the coding sequence ATGAACAAAACGGCTGATCGAATCGCGGCGGTGGCATTTTTGGCGGTTGGCGCCTTGTTTATGACGGAAAGTTTGCGCATATCGAAAAGCGCCTACGGCAGTGCGGTTGGACCAAATGTGTTTCCGTTTCTGCTTGGACTCGTTCTTACATTATTAAGCATCAAGCTGTTGTTGGAAACGCGGCGCTATATAGAGGCAGCAGATGAGAAACCGCCGCGGCAATATAAAAAGTTTCTCATCATTTTTGTCGCCGCTATCTTGTATGCGGCTTTACTCGAAACGATCGGTTACGTGATTATGACCTTCCTTTTCCTCGTGATCGGATTTCAAACGATGGATAAAGGAGCGCTATGGAAGTCGATCGCTATTGCGGCTGGTTTTTCGTTAGGCGTCTATGGTCTTTATGTCAAACTATTGCAAGGAACGTTGCCAAGCTGGCCGATTTGGTTCCAATGA
- a CDS encoding tripartite tricarboxylate transporter permease: MSTLSFLLDGFQTALQPHNLLFAFIGVLIGTAVGVLPGIGPMSGVALLIPVTASMTSGLDPSQAAASSIILLAGVYYGAMYGGSTTSILLNTPGESSSVVTTLDGYQMARQGRAGAALAIAAIGSFVAGIVSLIGLVLLAQPLSNVALKFGPAEYFSLMLLGLAAVSGLAGKSMTKAWIMTVFGLLLSTIGLDNVSGVARFTYDISYLYGGLEFLTVAVGLFALGEVFKSILCNETNDGDIAKIGRILPTKSDLKESAGPIARGSLLGFFIGVLPGAGATLASFFSYILEKKISKHPEKFGQGTIAGVAAPESANNGASGGAMIPLLTLGIPGSGTTAILMGALIMYNVQPGPLLFDDHPEVAWGLIASMFIGNVMLLILNMPLVKVFAKIIQTPTKYLLPLIIAISVFGVYAVQVTTFDVFLLLVFGLLGYWLAEHDYPLAPLVLGLVLGPMIENNMRRALTASNGDYLVFVEKPISLVLLVIALLWIAVPFLMKLRGKTVIVNEDM; this comes from the coding sequence ATGAGTACACTATCGTTTTTGCTTGATGGGTTTCAGACAGCGCTTCAGCCGCATAACTTGCTGTTTGCCTTTATCGGGGTGTTGATCGGCACAGCGGTCGGCGTGCTGCCGGGGATTGGCCCGATGAGCGGGGTGGCGCTGCTCATTCCGGTGACGGCGTCGATGACGTCCGGTCTCGATCCGTCCCAAGCGGCGGCGAGCTCGATTATTTTGCTCGCCGGCGTGTATTACGGGGCGATGTATGGCGGTTCGACGACATCAATTTTGTTAAATACGCCTGGGGAATCGTCATCGGTTGTCACGACGCTTGACGGTTATCAAATGGCTCGGCAAGGAAGGGCGGGGGCGGCACTTGCCATTGCCGCGATCGGCTCTTTTGTCGCCGGAATCGTTTCGCTAATCGGCCTCGTACTATTAGCTCAGCCGTTATCGAATGTCGCGTTGAAGTTCGGCCCGGCGGAATATTTTTCGCTAATGCTGCTCGGGTTGGCGGCGGTGAGCGGACTGGCCGGCAAATCGATGACGAAAGCATGGATCATGACTGTGTTCGGTTTGTTGCTTTCTACGATTGGTCTCGACAACGTTTCTGGCGTGGCCCGCTTTACGTACGACATTTCCTATTTATACGGAGGTCTCGAATTTTTAACCGTGGCGGTCGGGCTATTTGCGCTAGGAGAGGTATTCAAGTCTATTCTCTGTAATGAGACGAACGACGGGGACATCGCCAAAATCGGGCGCATCTTGCCGACCAAATCGGACTTGAAAGAAAGTGCAGGGCCGATCGCCCGCGGATCGCTGCTCGGGTTTTTCATCGGCGTGCTGCCGGGAGCTGGGGCGACACTCGCTTCCTTTTTCTCTTATATTCTTGAAAAGAAAATCAGCAAACATCCAGAAAAGTTTGGCCAAGGGACGATCGCTGGCGTCGCAGCGCCGGAATCGGCGAACAACGGGGCGTCCGGGGGCGCGATGATTCCGCTCTTGACGCTAGGCATTCCGGGTTCGGGTACAACCGCGATTTTGATGGGTGCGCTTATTATGTACAACGTCCAGCCAGGTCCGCTTTTGTTTGACGATCACCCTGAAGTGGCTTGGGGGTTGATTGCGAGCATGTTTATCGGCAATGTGATGCTGTTGATTCTGAACATGCCGCTTGTCAAAGTGTTCGCGAAAATTATCCAGACGCCGACGAAATATTTGTTGCCGCTGATTATCGCCATTTCCGTCTTTGGTGTGTATGCGGTACAAGTGACGACGTTTGATGTGTTCCTGTTGCTGGTGTTTGGCCTGCTTGGCTACTGGCTGGCCGAACACGACTACCCGCTCGCGCCGCTTGTGTTAGGGCTTGTTCTTGGGCCGATGATTGAAAACAATATGCGTCGGGCTTTGACGGCATCGAATGGCGATTATCTCGTTTTCGTTGAAAAGCCAATTTCGCTTGTTTTGTTGGTCATCGCCTTGTTATGGATTGCTGTGCCGTTTTTAATGAAATTAAGAGGAAAAACCGTCATTGTCAATGAAGATATGTAA
- a CDS encoding AMP-binding protein, whose product MYDVSIVNRITIGDIVRRSASRYPDKTAFVQQGQRWTFRQFDQLCNQFANFLLSQGFKKGDVVATICTNSFAFVVAIYGTAKAGLIWVPINPGVSLEEKKYIFHQVNPKLIIGDQPLLQGHLEEYRAFAQVIALDGNFDAFYSFFEDQPVEEPETDIHDRDVAQIMFTSGTTGNPKGVMISHLAVYIASLGNIIELGLKPHDVATTLMPLFHCAQHTMTTSFLHIGATNVILNKFDPVEFMENIENEKITWTFMLPMMYKAILHHPKRKDYDLSSLHTCLYAMAPMDRLTLEMLIEELGAEFALGTGQTEIYPATMVFKPEEQLRRFGSYWGVSSLINDTAVMDEKGNILSKGQIGEIVHRGPNVMIGYLNNEQATEESRKFGWHHTGDLGYWDEDGQLVFVDRKKDMIKTGGENVASIQVEQVLLMHSKVVNAVVVGLPHERWSEAVTAFVVPKPDVEISEEEILAYCKQHLGTFQVPKSVIFLNQLPTTSTGKIQKHILRKQYHDFYDKKRGQK is encoded by the coding sequence ATGTATGATGTATCTATTGTAAACAGAATAACCATCGGAGATATTGTCCGTAGAAGTGCAAGCCGTTATCCTGATAAAACGGCATTTGTACAGCAAGGCCAAAGGTGGACATTTCGGCAGTTCGATCAGTTATGCAATCAATTTGCCAACTTTTTATTGTCTCAAGGCTTTAAGAAAGGCGATGTAGTTGCAACGATATGCACTAACTCGTTTGCATTTGTTGTTGCCATCTATGGAACTGCTAAAGCAGGACTCATTTGGGTGCCAATCAATCCTGGTGTTTCGCTTGAAGAGAAAAAATACATCTTTCATCAAGTGAATCCGAAACTGATTATTGGCGATCAACCATTGTTGCAAGGGCACCTTGAGGAATATCGGGCATTCGCCCAAGTCATTGCACTCGATGGAAACTTTGATGCATTTTATTCCTTTTTTGAAGATCAACCTGTTGAGGAGCCTGAAACGGATATTCACGACCGAGATGTTGCACAAATTATGTTTACAAGCGGCACGACCGGTAACCCAAAAGGTGTGATGATCAGTCATTTGGCAGTATACATTGCCAGCCTAGGAAACATTATTGAGCTGGGTTTAAAACCGCATGATGTGGCCACCACATTAATGCCGTTATTTCACTGTGCGCAGCATACGATGACCACTTCCTTCCTCCATATTGGCGCCACCAATGTCATATTGAACAAGTTCGATCCAGTAGAGTTCATGGAAAATATCGAAAACGAAAAAATTACTTGGACATTTATGTTGCCGATGATGTATAAGGCGATTTTGCATCATCCAAAACGAAAAGATTATGATCTCTCTTCCTTGCATACATGTCTTTATGCCATGGCACCGATGGATCGCTTGACATTAGAAATGCTGATTGAAGAATTGGGTGCCGAGTTTGCCTTGGGAACAGGACAAACAGAGATCTATCCAGCAACGATGGTATTCAAGCCAGAAGAGCAGTTGAGAAGATTTGGATCGTATTGGGGGGTATCGAGCCTCATTAATGATACCGCTGTTATGGACGAGAAAGGAAACATTTTGTCAAAAGGGCAAATTGGTGAAATCGTTCACCGAGGTCCTAATGTGATGATTGGATATCTAAACAATGAGCAGGCAACGGAAGAGAGCCGAAAATTCGGATGGCATCATACTGGAGACCTCGGTTATTGGGATGAGGATGGGCAACTCGTTTTTGTGGATCGCAAAAAAGATATGATTAAAACTGGTGGGGAAAATGTGGCATCTATTCAAGTGGAACAAGTGTTATTGATGCATAGCAAAGTGGTCAATGCGGTCGTTGTCGGACTGCCGCATGAACGTTGGTCGGAGGCTGTTACAGCCTTTGTCGTCCCTAAACCTGATGTTGAAATTTCCGAGGAAGAAATTTTGGCATATTGTAAACAGCATCTAGGAACGTTCCAAGTTCCGAAATCCGTTATTTTCCTTAATCAACTTCCAACGACTTCGACTGGAAAAATTCAAAAACATATTTTACGCAAGCAATACCATGACTTTTATGATAAGAAAAGAGGTCAAAAATAA